The DNA sequence AGGCTCACGGGGTCGAGCCGATCTGCAAGGTGCTGCCGATCGCCCCGTCCACCTACCGTGACCATGTCGCCCGGCGTCGCGACCCTTCTCGGCTGTCCGCTCGGGCGCAGCGGGATGAGGCCTTGAAGGTCGAGATACGGCGCGTGTACGAGGAGAACTTCCGGGTCTACGGCGTGCGCAAGCTGTGGCGGCAGTTGAAGCGTGAAGGCTTCGATGTTGCCCGCTGTACGGTAGCGCGGCTGATGCGCCAGATGGGTCTGGAAGGGGCGATCCGCGGCAAGCGGATAAAAACGACGAGTGGCGACAAGGCGGCGCCTTGCCCGCTCGACCGGGTCAATCGCCAGTTCCGGGCGCCGGCGCCGAACAGGCTGTGGGTCTCCGACTTCACCTACGTGGCGACCTGGGCGGGCTTCGTCTATGCCGCCTTTGTCATCGACGCCTTTGCCCGGCGTATCGTGGGCTGGCGTGTCAGCCGCACGGCCCATGCCGGCTTCGTCCTCGACGCGCTGGAACAGGCTCTTCATGAGCGGCGGCCCGTGCGGAGCAACGGGCTCGTCCACCATAGCGACAGAGGAAGCCAGTACGTCTCGATCAAATACACCGAGCGGCTGGCCGAGGCCGGCGTCGA is a window from the Minwuia thermotolerans genome containing:
- a CDS encoding IS3 family transposase (programmed frameshift), coding for MGTQSTRYPTEVRERAVRLVLNHQGEHASQWAAIDSVAAKIGCTGETLRRWVRQAERDSGMRAGTTTDERERIRTLEREVRELRQANEILRKASAYFAPGGARPPTEAMIAFIDDHREAHGVEPICKVLPIAPSTYRDHVARRRDPSRLSARAQRDEALKVEIRRVYEENFRVYGVRKLWRQLKREGFDVARCTVARLMRQMGLEGAIRGKRIKTTSGDKAAPCPLDRVNRQFRAPAPNRLWVSDFTYVATWAGFVYAAFVIDAFARRIVGWRVSRTAHAGFVLDALEQALHERRPVRSNGLVHHSDRGSQYVSIKYTERLAEAGVEPSVGSVGDSYDNALAETINGLYKAEVIHPRGPWRSFEAVEFATLEWVDW